The sequence aacgagacgggcaggagagctcccctactgagctccgaacaatgttatatagtctaaggaaagtaggcatagaatcattatacaaattagaggtatgattggctggagtttgaacaaagcgatttggcaaactatgattggttcccgccatttctgatatttcagtacaacccttgaggcggaagagcagttttacacaaaggcagttaattatattgcatcaggttgcacggccagtttatggctatcttgcttaaacacaccttgtgacctggctatcttacttaaacattccttgtgacctggcctcagaaagaaaaacatgtacttacagaacttacgaaacctctggtacgtgcaaagattagagagcagaacaagggtgtagcgggtggggggcgggtacacatctatctttgtgtcctttcatttctcccttctcataagtaactggatgtccaatcttagatttccagagtcttataatatagcctcactttctgggtgcaggagaggctggtgatggctacggaggaccattagttggatggtatcaaacctttctctgacaaattgtaaaattttatttaccacacaggggcctatagtgaatagaagtagtaaagacattagggggcctaaaaggggtgccagaagggaaaacattgaagagctccaccaattgttagcggctgtagtgaattgttgctttttcatttctaagcttagttcgtgtaggcgttggactctttcctcaactaaccctgactcatttatatagaaacagcattcttctttgaggaacatacaggtacctcctttctcagccgtgagtaagtctaaggctctgcggttttgaagggtgacctgtgctagggaggtgagctgccgctgaagggaggctagggaataggcggagtcttccatagcaacagagaattgttgtaacagcttgtcgttttctatcatggagtgttgtagggcccctcctgctaaccccgctgcgacgacagaggtggttaaggatattccggcaattagtggtagaaaaactgctcgtctatgtcgcgcagttttagttggggcagtccctgcccagcctatgaactctgccggggttagcagtgtcagtcggggaactagggtaacagggatacacaactgtccgtcagagatgcttttggacagagtttttaacagagtcatattacaccagaagaacacaccagggggagcatatatgggactattagggtatgtagccgattggttgcagaggctgttgctaaacgccgaataacaataggggtatttctcttggtatgggtcacggtacagggctacatcgggtatcgtgactatcgatgagttaaaacctgtatagtttgtgggaggggaggatagaggaacagccgttaatggtggtcttcctagggttgcacacataaagcaagaggacaggtcgcctaaaccagtgaggttggcgaacgctagcccttcccgtaatagagttagccaggagaagggctgcaagtcttgtgatagtttggtttcttgcctgtggatttgtgtgtggattaagggttgaatctggactagacttctccacagatataaatggctactgggccaggtactagttgatgagtaatatactcccccatgttgtggggttgtccaccgagagtcccatgggtctctaattatccaagtgtaagtgacgggagactcagttttgtaaaaataccacccttgtcgttctctccagtatcggacagagtgcgtcttacagtagctatatgggcaacctgcactctggtgccaccaataatttttacaattatattcagtttgatcatattcaaaacagatcatgggtattgctggttgggcaatctggaacctagtgaaattgaggtaaactatagtattacactctgagggggggcagtctgcactagctagcagtttacccgcttggggggtttccccggggtgagttttgttctcatagagccagaacctccagacatagggattagacggcgcagcagtgaggagagtcagatgcataaggcataaaagcataggtaagctagacatggttacggctatggggatgacggcgcagggttagctttaagggattgttcttagctttgtctacagtccatgtaaccggtgctccagacggctcgagaaggtcggatgttgggtccactggtttgacgtgtgtgtagtggatccacgaagcgatgccttctactttgagagcggtgggagtagtcaggagtacttgcagtggccctttccacctgggttgaagagtttcttgccggtggcgcttgactaggacccagtctcccggctggaacggatgaggcgtcggcggaggtcctgcctcgtacagttctcatagtctgggccaaatttcctggtgaattttctgtaaggcttgtaaggagaacaggagctcagagacattttcagtttcaggtttgagtaagtcatcttttagactggggaccaggggtgggggtctgccatacatgatttcatatgatgtgaggcccagtctgtaaggggtatttcgggcccggaacagagcgtagcggagaagtactacccaattagcgccagtctccatggtcaatttagttaaggtctccttcagagtccgattcatcctttctacctgtcctgagctttggggcctataagcacaatgtaatttccaatttgccaccagaatggaagccaaatcctgacttaccttagcaacgaaggctggtccattgtctgaccctatttggacgggaaagccatacctggggaggatttcttccaaaattttctttgctacaacctgagcagtttctctcttagttgggaacgcttctgtccatcctgaaaaagtatctacaaagacaagtaagtactgatacccatattttccaggctttatctcagtaaactctatttcccaatagataccaggcctagttcctctacacctaattcctgcggtggtctgggtttgggggcaagcgttgtttagttggcaggctttgcaatttgttgtgacatcgctggccagttcagctatgcgcctgattctaaacttggcgtgcctgattaagtccatcattcgccaggcacccaggtgggttgtccggtggatgtgttccaacacctgccatcctaatttttctggtaggatggtttggtcatttatatcagtccaccacccatttttaacctgttttaggggaagcatgttcatccattcgcgatcctgttcggtatagtcgggaaaacatggcaaatttcgcgggccaggatcggggagctggagcgcgaggagctgactgggagcttttgctatgctccttgcaGTTTGGTtggctaagaagttgcctcgagcaattggcgtagttggtttctgatgcccagggcaatgtacaatagccaatttctttggtttccacaaagcagttaatagagctaggatctcttgcttgttttttatttctttgccttcggctgttaatagtcccctttctctgtagatggccccatgtatgtgcgcagtagcgaaagcatagcggttatccgtgtatactgttagttttttctctgcccctagggtgagggcctgtgtaagggctatcagttcggctctttgggccgatgtccctggaggcaagggttccgcccagattacctcagtctctgacgttacagccgctcctgcataccgctggccttggtggacatagctgctgccatcagtgaaccaggtgagttctgtgtcggggagcggacgatcttgcaggtcctcccgcaccccatgcacctgagccagtatctcagtgcactcatgggacggggcgtccaagtctggatttggcagcagtgaagcagggtttaaagaggttgggggcagaaaagttattctgagggggtttaacagcagtccttgatagtgggtgagccgggcgttactcatccatcggtccggcggctgccggaggacgccttcaatggcatgcggggttataacgcgcaactcttgccccatgataagtttatcagcgtctcggaccattagggcggtcaccgcgattatccggaggcagggtggccagccagcagccactgaatctaatttttttgacaaataggcaactggcctctgccaggggcctaggtactgtgttaacatggcttttgcaacacccttactttcatccacgtataagtggaagggcttggagacatcagggagccccagcgcgggggctgataacaaggcagttttgatttgctgaaaggccagctcagcctcttccgtccaattgaagggctgccgttcctttgttgcctggtataggggcttggctaactcagcaaatccgggtatccataacctacagaaccctgccgaccccaggaattctctcacttgccgtgttgactggggtctagggatgcgtaggactgtttcctttcgggctttggttagccagcgttgcccccctttttaataggtaccccagataagttacctccgacttgcagatctgagcctttgttgctgaggctcggtagcctagctcccccagagtcttcaggaggtcctcagtccctcgaacacaagtttccggggacctggctgctattaagagatcatca is a genomic window of Macaca mulatta isolate MMU2019108-1 chromosome 5, T2T-MMU8v2.0, whole genome shotgun sequence containing:
- the LOC144340981 gene encoding endogenous retrovirus group FC1 Env polyprotein-like; the encoded protein is MSSLPMLLCLMHLTLLTAAPSNPYVWRFWLYENKTHPGETPQAGKLLASADCPPSECNTIVYLNFTRFQIAQPAIPMICFEYDQTEYNCKNYWWHQSAGCPYSYCKTHSVRYWRERQGWYFYKTESPVTYTWIIRDPWDSRWTTPQHGGVYYSSTSTWPSSHLYLWRSLVQIQPLIHTQIHRQETKLSQDLQPFSWLTLLREGLAFANLTGLGDLSSCFMCATLGRPPLTAVPLSSPPTNYTGFNSSIVTIPDVALYRDPYQEKYPYCYSAFSNSLCNQSATYPNSPIYAPPGVFFWCNMTLLKTLSKSISDGQLCIPVTLVPRLTLLTPAEFIGWAGTAPTKTARHRRAVFLPLIAGISLTTSVVAAGLAGGALQHSMIENDKLLQQFSVAMEDSAYSLASLQRQLTSLAQVTLQNRRALDLLTAEKGGTCMFLKEECCFYINESGLVEERVQRLHELSLEMKKQQFTTAANNWWSSSMFSLLAPLLGPLMSLLLLFTIGPCVVNKILQFVRERFDTIQLMVLRSHHQPLLHPESEAIL